One part of the Bacteroidia bacterium genome encodes these proteins:
- a CDS encoding TonB-dependent receptor codes for MKSILVLWSLLLPFSLMAQFTLTGTVKADYSAESLSAVEVRILQLEKLAITREDGSYYFSDLPSGNYTIQVRKDNFQSIEQSLNLVEDSRLDFELIATKTITEEVIITSLRASEKTATTYTDISKDEIRKENFGQDIPFLLDQVPGTVVNSDAGAGIGYTGIRIRGSDASRTNVTINGVPLNDPESHGVFWVNTPDLSSSINNIQVQRGVGTSTNGAGAFGASINIQTNTLNYEPYAELSNSYGSFNSWKNTVEAGTGLINDKFALDLRLSNITSDGWVDRASSDLKSFFVSGGIYGKKNFLKFNIFSGREITYQSWWGTEESLLDDPETRNSNFYTYENEVDNYRQTHYQLHFGQEINPELNFNASLHYTKGQGYFEQFREEDDFADYPNIGFSQAVFNGDTLSTTDLIRRRWLDNDLFGMIYSLNYSPQSNFQLSIGGAANQYDGAHFGEVIWARFSGDSEIRGRYYDNDARKRDFNTYAKAILQLNPKLSAYVDLQIRNIDYVWGDESLERPGIDSDLREIQGDQNFTFFNPKAGLTYQLSEKSNVYISYSVANREPVRNDFIDAPEGTIPEAETLYDLELGYRFGGKKASFEAVGYYMDYDNQLVLTGELNDVGSNIRQNVKDSYRAGLELVGSVLLAPTFRVSANLALSQNKIKNFAEVLYNYDPFEVIVNDFENTDISFSPNVIGGATLTYMPVKNMEINLISKYVGQQFLDNTSNENRAIDAFFINDLRINYSFKTKWAKEVRLGLLVNNLFDVQYEPNGYTFSFFLGQELNTFNYYYPQAGTNALFNVALRF; via the coding sequence ATGAAGTCTATTTTAGTATTGTGGAGCTTATTGCTGCCGTTTAGTCTTATGGCGCAATTTACTCTGACTGGTACCGTAAAAGCTGATTATTCAGCCGAAAGTCTTTCTGCAGTGGAGGTAAGAATCCTTCAACTGGAAAAACTAGCCATCACTCGTGAAGATGGTTCCTATTATTTTTCTGATTTGCCTTCTGGCAATTATACCATTCAAGTCCGCAAGGACAATTTTCAAAGCATTGAGCAGAGCCTAAATCTCGTTGAAGACAGTAGGCTGGATTTTGAACTCATCGCTACAAAAACGATAACCGAAGAGGTAATCATTACTTCCCTGAGAGCTTCTGAAAAGACGGCTACCACCTATACGGATATTTCCAAGGATGAAATCCGTAAGGAAAACTTTGGACAGGATATTCCTTTTCTTTTGGATCAGGTGCCTGGTACAGTTGTTAATTCAGATGCTGGAGCGGGAATAGGATATACGGGAATCCGGATCAGAGGGAGTGATGCAAGCCGTACCAATGTTACCATTAATGGCGTGCCCCTCAATGATCCTGAGAGCCATGGGGTTTTTTGGGTAAATACGCCTGACCTTTCCTCCTCCATCAACAACATCCAGGTCCAAAGAGGAGTCGGTACATCAACAAATGGAGCGGGAGCCTTTGGCGCAAGTATCAATATTCAAACCAATACCCTGAACTATGAGCCTTATGCTGAGCTGTCAAATAGCTATGGTTCTTTCAATAGTTGGAAAAATACGGTGGAGGCGGGCACTGGATTGATCAATGATAAATTTGCCTTAGACCTGCGCCTGTCCAATATCACTTCAGATGGCTGGGTTGACAGAGCTTCTTCTGATTTGAAATCCTTTTTTGTTTCCGGAGGGATTTATGGGAAAAAGAATTTTCTAAAATTTAACATCTTTTCAGGACGAGAAATCACCTATCAATCCTGGTGGGGAACTGAAGAATCCTTATTGGACGATCCCGAGACTCGGAACTCCAATTTTTATACCTACGAAAATGAGGTGGACAATTATCGCCAAACCCATTATCAATTACATTTCGGTCAGGAGATCAATCCCGAATTGAACTTCAATGCTTCTCTTCATTATACCAAAGGCCAGGGATATTTTGAGCAATTTCGAGAAGAAGATGATTTTGCTGATTATCCAAATATTGGATTTAGCCAGGCGGTTTTTAATGGAGATACGCTAAGCACAACTGATTTGATCAGAAGAAGGTGGTTGGACAATGATCTTTTCGGGATGATTTATTCATTGAACTATAGCCCCCAAAGCAATTTTCAATTGAGCATAGGAGGAGCGGCCAATCAATACGATGGAGCCCATTTTGGTGAGGTGATCTGGGCCCGATTTTCCGGAGATTCAGAGATTAGAGGACGCTATTATGACAATGATGCGCGCAAAAGAGATTTCAACACTTATGCGAAAGCAATTTTGCAACTCAATCCAAAATTGAGCGCATATGTTGACCTGCAAATCAGGAATATCGATTATGTCTGGGGAGATGAAAGCTTAGAAAGGCCTGGAATAGATTCTGACTTAAGAGAAATTCAAGGAGATCAGAACTTCACTTTCTTTAACCCTAAAGCCGGTTTAACCTACCAACTAAGCGAGAAAAGCAATGTCTATATCTCTTATAGTGTGGCCAATCGAGAACCTGTGAGGAATGACTTCATCGATGCGCCGGAAGGAACGATCCCGGAAGCTGAAACCCTCTATGATCTGGAATTGGGCTATAGGTTTGGGGGAAAGAAAGCCAGCTTCGAAGCAGTAGGATACTATATGGATTATGATAATCAACTGGTCCTGACGGGAGAACTTAATGATGTGGGTTCTAATATCCGACAGAATGTAAAAGATAGTTATCGTGCAGGATTAGAGTTGGTGGGATCTGTGTTACTAGCTCCAACTTTCAGAGTATCAGCGAATTTGGCTTTGAGTCAAAACAAGATCAAGAACTTTGCAGAAGTACTCTACAACTATGATCCCTTTGAAGTAATTGTGAATGATTTTGAAAACACCGATATCTCCTTTTCCCCCAATGTGATCGGAGGAGCTACTTTGACTTATATGCCCGTAAAGAATATGGAGATCAACCTGATCAGTAAATATGTCGGGCAGCAATTTTTGGATAATACTTCCAATGAGAATAGGGCGATAGATGCCTTTTTTATCAATGACCTTCGGATCAATTATAGCTTTAAAACCAAATGGGCGAAAGAGGTTCGATTAGGCTTATTGGTAAATAACCTCTTTGATGTTCAGTATGAACCCAATGGTTATACGTTTAGCTTCTTCCTGGGACAGGAGTTGAATACTTTCAACTACTACTATCCACAGGCGGGAACAAATGCCTTGTTTAATGTGGCCTTGAGGTTTTAG
- a CDS encoding ATP-binding protein, producing the protein MIPKIAIVGPESTGKSSLAKDLAAHYDLPWVEEYARKYLENLARPYGQSDLIEIALGQLQLEEKLLANNPSFLICDTNLLVIKIWSEFKYGNADPALEELYNFEEYRHYFLCDTDIAWSFDPLREHPEQRVELFNIYHHSLRQLGLSFSIIRGTKEERLKFAVSEINQRILAK; encoded by the coding sequence ATGATTCCGAAAATTGCCATAGTTGGTCCTGAATCTACCGGAAAAAGTAGTTTGGCAAAGGATCTGGCTGCTCATTACGATCTTCCCTGGGTAGAAGAATATGCCCGGAAATATCTGGAAAATTTAGCCAGGCCATATGGACAGAGCGATTTGATCGAAATCGCTTTGGGGCAACTCCAACTAGAGGAAAAACTATTGGCTAATAATCCATCTTTCTTGATTTGCGATACTAACCTCCTTGTCATAAAGATCTGGTCTGAATTTAAATACGGGAATGCGGATCCCGCCCTGGAAGAATTATATAATTTCGAAGAATACAGACACTATTTTCTTTGCGATACCGACATAGCCTGGAGCTTTGATCCTTTGCGAGAACATCCCGAACAAAGAGTAGAGCTTTTCAACATTTATCACCACTCCCTCAGGCAATTAGGACTTTCATTTAGTATCATCCGAGGTACAAAAGAAGAACGCTTGAAGTTTGCAGTTTCTGAAATAAATCAAAGAATACTTGCAAAGTAA
- the pnuC gene encoding nicotinamide riboside transporter PnuC: MTEIVEFLFAPYAEYSQLDIWLEVIGVIFGLLSVYFAMRENILVYPTGLISTGIYVYVCYTAGLFGDMGINAYYFAMSIFGWYMWTRPAEEKAVLPISMHTRQERILSISLFVLFYLTLAFVLVNFTPSTVPYIDAFTTSIFFVGMWEMARKKVENWVYWIIGDLVSVPLYIYKGLTLTSIQFLVFTALAIMGYMEWKKKYKEEEAEKALAV; encoded by the coding sequence ATGACTGAGATAGTGGAGTTCTTGTTTGCTCCTTATGCTGAATACAGCCAGTTGGATATATGGCTGGAAGTAATTGGGGTAATTTTTGGCCTTTTGAGTGTTTACTTTGCAATGCGGGAGAATATTCTGGTGTACCCTACAGGATTGATTTCTACGGGGATTTATGTCTATGTATGCTATACAGCAGGTCTGTTTGGAGACATGGGGATCAATGCCTATTACTTTGCCATGAGCATTTTTGGTTGGTATATGTGGACCCGCCCTGCTGAAGAAAAAGCAGTTTTGCCCATCAGTATGCATACTAGACAAGAACGCATCCTGAGTATTTCGCTTTTTGTTCTCTTCTACCTGACTTTAGCTTTTGTCTTGGTGAATTTCACTCCTTCTACAGTCCCATATATAGATGCTTTTACCACCTCTATTTTCTTTGTAGGTATGTGGGAAATGGCTCGGAAGAAAGTAGAAAACTGGGTTTATTGGATCATTGGCGATTTGGTTTCTGTGCCTTTATACATTTACAAAGGATTGACCTTGACGAGTATCCAATTCCTGGTGTTTACTGCGCTTGCTATTATGGGGTATATGGAATGGAAGAAAAAATATAAGGAAGAGGAAGCTGAAAAAGCGTTGGCTGTATGA
- a CDS encoding DUF423 domain-containing protein → MSKLAYIIAAIYGLTAVILGAMAAHALEKSLSADLLDSFETAVRFQMYHALLLFLLGIVMEKYESAQLKYATYASILGTLLFSGSIYLLVLTPIKLGIVTPIGGSILIVGWGLILFWAIKLKRND, encoded by the coding sequence ATGTCAAAATTAGCTTATATAATTGCCGCAATATATGGCTTGACGGCTGTGATTTTGGGAGCAATGGCAGCCCATGCCCTGGAAAAAAGCCTGAGTGCTGATTTGCTGGATTCTTTTGAAACAGCTGTTCGCTTTCAAATGTACCATGCGCTCCTTTTGTTCCTATTGGGAATTGTGATGGAGAAATATGAAAGTGCCCAACTCAAATACGCGACCTATGCGAGCATCCTGGGGACGCTATTATTTTCCGGGTCCATTTACCTGCTAGTCCTAACGCCCATTAAGCTGGGTATAGTTACGCCTATCGGTGGAAGTATCCTGATTGTGGGTTGGGGCCTCATTTTATTTTGGGCCATAAAGTTGAAAAGAAATGACTGA
- a CDS encoding rhomboid family intramembrane serine protease, with the protein MKLEYNSPVILTYALICTAVLGIQLYTPVEIMGYFTIFPEFDLANPFWYLRLFTHVIGHGDWAHLVGNFTLILLIGPILEEKYGSYDLLFMILVTAFVTGLLQIAFFDEALLGASGVAFMLILLSSYTNSRSGGIPLTFILVIVLFLGKEVISSLDADNVSQFAHIIGGILGGVFGFFLQRSQQKRMKNPVSS; encoded by the coding sequence ATGAAACTAGAATATAATTCCCCTGTTATTCTGACCTATGCATTGATTTGCACAGCGGTACTTGGGATTCAACTGTATACTCCTGTGGAGATCATGGGTTATTTCACCATTTTCCCGGAGTTTGACCTTGCCAATCCTTTTTGGTACCTGCGTTTGTTCACCCATGTGATCGGACATGGAGATTGGGCGCATTTGGTTGGTAACTTTACCCTGATTCTACTAATCGGGCCTATATTGGAAGAAAAATACGGTTCCTATGACCTATTGTTCATGATCCTGGTTACGGCCTTTGTTACAGGTCTCCTGCAAATCGCTTTTTTCGATGAAGCCTTGTTGGGTGCCAGCGGGGTTGCCTTTATGTTGATCTTATTGAGTTCTTATACCAATTCACGTTCCGGTGGAATTCCCTTGACTTTTATTCTGGTCATAGTGCTTTTCCTGGGGAAAGAAGTGATCAGTTCACTGGATGCAGATAATGTTTCTCAATTTGCCCACATCATTGGAGGTATTTTGGGAGGAGTTTTTGGATTCTTCCTACAGCGATCCCAACAGAAACGAATGAAAAATCCTGTCAGTTCCTAA
- the tgt gene encoding tRNA guanosine(34) transglycosylase Tgt, whose translation MKFTLKHTDPESQARAGLIETDHGKIETPIFMPVGTVGSVKSVPQEALKNDIKAHIILGNTYHLFLRPGTDVLEKAGGLHKFMNWDKPILTDSGGYQVYSLAHKRRLTEEGVTFSNHIDGRKHLFTPERVVDIQHSIGSDIMMVLDECPPYPCDRRYAEESMQLTHRWAERCKIHHQGKEGKYGYTQNLFPIVQGGTYKDLRTASTEFVAGLDLPGNAIGGLSVGEPHDIMYELTELSCGILPKDKPRYLMGVGTPMNLLECISLGVDMFDCVLPTRNARHGLLYTWKGIRNMKNKKYEDDFTPLDPDSDCFVDQNYSKAYVRHLFKAQELLAAYIMSIHNLHFFLSLVQEARAQILAGTFRSWKDEMMKTLGTRL comes from the coding sequence ATGAAATTTACCCTCAAACATACCGATCCCGAATCACAAGCCAGAGCTGGACTCATAGAAACAGATCATGGCAAGATAGAAACACCGATTTTTATGCCGGTAGGGACAGTAGGTAGTGTAAAGTCTGTACCCCAGGAAGCGCTCAAAAATGATATCAAGGCACATATCATTTTGGGAAATACTTATCATCTCTTTCTTAGACCAGGGACAGATGTACTGGAAAAAGCAGGGGGACTGCATAAGTTTATGAATTGGGACAAACCCATTCTAACCGATAGTGGTGGCTACCAGGTTTACAGCCTCGCTCACAAAAGAAGGCTGACAGAAGAAGGGGTAACTTTCAGCAATCATATTGACGGACGCAAACATTTATTTACTCCAGAGCGGGTTGTGGATATTCAACATTCCATTGGATCTGATATCATGATGGTTCTGGACGAATGTCCCCCCTACCCTTGTGATCGTCGCTATGCAGAGGAATCCATGCAATTGACGCATCGTTGGGCTGAAAGATGTAAAATTCATCACCAGGGCAAAGAAGGGAAATATGGCTATACCCAGAACCTTTTCCCCATTGTACAGGGCGGAACCTATAAAGATTTGCGTACAGCCTCCACGGAGTTCGTAGCGGGTCTTGACCTGCCAGGCAATGCTATAGGTGGTCTTTCTGTTGGAGAGCCCCACGACATCATGTACGAGCTTACAGAGCTTTCCTGCGGAATCCTACCTAAAGACAAGCCACGATACCTTATGGGGGTAGGTACTCCGATGAATTTACTAGAGTGTATCTCTCTGGGAGTAGATATGTTTGACTGTGTACTCCCGACCCGGAATGCACGCCATGGTCTCTTGTATACCTGGAAAGGTATTCGAAATATGAAAAACAAGAAATACGAAGATGATTTCACGCCCCTTGATCCGGATAGTGATTGCTTCGTAGATCAAAATTATAGCAAGGCTTATGTACGTCATTTGTTTAAAGCCCAGGAATTACTGGCTGCCTACATCATGAGCATACATAACCTACATTTCTTTTTATCTTTGGTACAAGAAGCCCGAGCACAAATCCTCGCTGGCACATTCAGAAGCTGGAAGGATGAAATGATGAAGACTTTGGGCACCAGACTTTAA
- a CDS encoding thioredoxin family protein produces the protein MARTPSNMLALGTQAPAFSLPDTRSGKTLSLDSLASEKASLVMFICNHCPFVIHVLPELKRLAADYQSKGVSIIAISSNDVENYPQDGPDKMKSLAEDQGWTFPYLYDESQEVAKAYEAACTPDFYLFDKDLSLVYRGQLDGSRPGNQVELNGSDLRAALDAVLSGESVNEHQMPSLGCNIKWK, from the coding sequence ATGGCAAGAACTCCTTCAAATATGTTGGCATTGGGTACACAGGCACCAGCCTTCTCTTTGCCAGATACCCGTAGTGGAAAAACCCTCAGCCTGGACAGCCTGGCTTCAGAAAAGGCCAGTCTGGTCATGTTCATCTGCAATCATTGTCCTTTTGTGATTCATGTACTACCCGAATTGAAAAGACTTGCAGCAGATTATCAATCCAAGGGGGTGAGCATCATTGCTATCAGTTCAAATGATGTTGAAAATTACCCACAGGATGGACCGGACAAGATGAAAAGCCTGGCTGAAGATCAAGGCTGGACTTTCCCCTATTTGTATGATGAAAGCCAGGAAGTAGCCAAAGCTTATGAAGCAGCCTGTACGCCTGACTTTTATCTATTTGATAAAGACCTTAGCCTGGTATACAGAGGACAATTGGATGGATCAAGGCCGGGAAACCAGGTAGAACTTAATGGGTCCGATCTACGTGCTGCATTGGATGCTGTTTTGAGCGGTGAATCTGTAAATGAGCATCAAATGCCCAGCCTGGGTTGCAATATCAAATGGAAATAA
- a CDS encoding MBL fold metallo-hydrolase: MKKVFKAFLYFMLGLLTLVLLVFIGSAIFINTSPQFGADPEGERLDRISASTHFKEGKFENEVPTKAGEDGDLGKILSDFFTAEHTIPEEALPTKYGEGEDERIDSLAYLSWFGHSAFLLEIDGFNILIDPMLGEYAAPVSFFGERFPFKKNIDFSLIPDRIDAVIYSHDHYDHLDYPTVERIKDKVAHFYMPLGMGAHFESWGIEPERITELDWWESAEAGPLTFVATPARHFSGRGVSNRDKTFWASWVILGKWQKLFFSGDGGYFKGFKEIGDRYGPFDFTMIECGQYNTQWAQIHMMPEESVQAHLDLKGKVMMPIHWGAFNLAPHSWKDPIERAGKKARELGAQMFTPIVGERFAVSDSMQSKDWWSTIE; the protein is encoded by the coding sequence ATGAAAAAGGTCTTTAAAGCTTTTCTCTATTTCATGTTGGGATTGCTGACTTTGGTGCTGCTGGTATTTATTGGAAGTGCCATCTTTATCAATACCTCTCCTCAATTTGGTGCAGATCCTGAAGGGGAAAGATTGGACCGCATTTCTGCCTCCACTCATTTTAAAGAAGGGAAGTTTGAAAATGAGGTGCCTACGAAAGCAGGAGAAGATGGAGATCTTGGAAAGATTCTTAGTGATTTCTTTACCGCTGAGCATACCATACCCGAAGAAGCTCTGCCTACAAAATATGGAGAAGGGGAAGATGAAAGGATAGATTCTTTAGCCTACCTAAGCTGGTTTGGGCATTCTGCTTTCTTGCTTGAAATCGATGGATTCAATATTCTGATTGATCCTATGTTGGGCGAATATGCAGCTCCCGTTTCATTTTTTGGCGAAAGGTTTCCTTTTAAGAAAAACATAGATTTTTCCCTTATTCCCGATCGTATAGATGCGGTGATCTATTCCCATGATCATTATGACCACCTTGACTATCCTACTGTCGAAAGAATCAAAGATAAGGTAGCACATTTCTACATGCCTCTGGGTATGGGTGCTCATTTTGAAAGTTGGGGGATTGAGCCAGAGAGAATTACGGAATTAGATTGGTGGGAAAGTGCAGAAGCAGGACCCCTAACATTTGTTGCTACACCTGCTCGTCATTTTTCGGGTAGGGGAGTCTCAAATCGGGATAAAACCTTCTGGGCTTCCTGGGTGATTTTGGGTAAATGGCAAAAACTATTTTTTAGTGGAGATGGAGGCTATTTCAAAGGCTTTAAAGAAATTGGGGATAGATATGGCCCCTTTGATTTCACCATGATAGAATGTGGTCAGTACAATACGCAGTGGGCTCAAATCCATATGATGCCTGAAGAAAGTGTTCAGGCACATCTAGACCTCAAAGGCAAGGTGATGATGCCTATACATTGGGGCGCTTTCAATCTGGCTCCTCATAGCTGGAAAGACCCCATAGAGCGTGCGGGAAAGAAGGCAAGAGAACTGGGCGCACAAATGTTTACGCCCATCGTGGGTGAAAGATTTGCTGTGAGTGATTCAATGCAGTCAAAGGACTGGTGGTCCACGATAGAATAA
- a CDS encoding thiamine pyrophosphate-dependent enzyme yields MSLDSQDLLDLNIELVSKKEAIQDYRACYRSRQISYLGRREVLTGKAKFGIFGDGKELPQIVMARYFRNGDIRSGYYRDQTLAFELGISTYQQFFAQLYAHADLEAEPFSGGRQMNTHFATRFLDEKGEWLSMTDKKVTHSDMSCTASQMPRIAGLVQASKLYRNNPRLAHLKDFSNNGNEVVFGTIGNASCAEGHFWETLNAVGVIQGPLVMSIWDDGYGISVPNDFQFMKSSLSEMLQGFQRTTTEKGFEVLSVNGWDYESLIKTYSYAVKLARDEHIPSIIHVQELTQPQGHSTSGSHERYKSEERLNWEKDYDCLSKLRSYLLDKKFATEEEIQAWEAEDLKLVRKVKQEAWSSFQNPLKEERREFLALMENLGAVLPEKAKLKQLIDEVRKIQTLSRRDFMQVSYRALMLSQGLDHPAISALKKWRRELSEKGNQLYSSHQYSQSAHSPLLLEEVKPQYSEDPEMLNGFEIINRNFDLIFERNKQALAFGEDVGHLGDVNQGFADLQAKHGTERIMDTGIRELSIMGQAIGLSVRGFRPIAEIQYLDYLIYGLQPLTDDLATLHYRTAGGQKAPAIIRTRGHRLEGIWHSGSPMAMMLSTLRGIHIAVPRNMTKAAAFYNTFLKGDDPAIIVEVLNGYRLKEALPENLGEITIRPGIPEVIREGSDITLVTYGACCKLAMEAAELLEEMDIDVEIIDVQCLLPFDREHQILESIKKTNRVLFLDEDVPGGATAYMMQEVVEKQAAFQYLDSEPKTLSSQAHRPAYGDDGDYWSKPQLEHICQAAYEIMHEADPASYPLFT; encoded by the coding sequence ATGAGCTTAGATTCTCAAGATCTCCTTGACCTTAATATAGAATTAGTAAGTAAAAAAGAGGCCATACAGGATTACAGGGCTTGTTATAGAAGCCGCCAGATCAGTTATTTGGGTAGGCGAGAAGTATTGACGGGAAAGGCCAAATTTGGCATTTTTGGAGATGGGAAGGAGTTGCCTCAAATTGTAATGGCCCGCTATTTTAGAAATGGGGATATTCGATCCGGCTATTATCGGGATCAGACCCTGGCATTTGAATTAGGTATCTCGACTTATCAGCAATTTTTTGCTCAACTGTATGCACATGCAGATTTAGAAGCAGAGCCTTTTTCTGGTGGAAGACAAATGAATACACACTTCGCCACTCGTTTTTTGGATGAAAAAGGAGAGTGGTTAAGCATGACAGATAAAAAAGTCACTCATTCGGATATGTCCTGTACCGCTTCTCAAATGCCGCGGATTGCAGGTCTAGTTCAGGCATCCAAACTCTATAGGAACAATCCGCGATTGGCTCATTTGAAGGACTTCTCAAATAATGGAAATGAAGTTGTTTTTGGGACTATTGGAAATGCCAGTTGTGCAGAAGGACATTTTTGGGAAACCCTAAATGCAGTAGGGGTAATACAGGGACCTTTGGTGATGTCTATCTGGGATGATGGATACGGAATTTCTGTCCCCAATGATTTTCAGTTCATGAAAAGCAGCCTTTCAGAAATGTTGCAGGGCTTTCAGCGCACAACTACGGAGAAGGGCTTTGAAGTATTATCTGTTAATGGTTGGGATTATGAGAGCTTGATTAAAACCTATTCCTATGCTGTCAAATTAGCCAGAGATGAACATATTCCTTCTATTATACATGTACAGGAGTTAACACAGCCCCAAGGACATTCAACCTCAGGCAGCCATGAACGCTATAAGAGTGAAGAACGCCTGAACTGGGAAAAAGATTATGATTGTCTGAGTAAACTCCGCTCTTATTTACTGGATAAAAAATTCGCTACTGAAGAAGAAATTCAGGCCTGGGAGGCAGAGGACCTGAAATTGGTAAGGAAGGTAAAACAGGAAGCCTGGAGTTCATTCCAGAATCCCTTAAAAGAAGAGCGAAGAGAATTTTTGGCTCTGATGGAAAATCTTGGAGCTGTGCTCCCCGAAAAAGCAAAGCTCAAGCAATTGATAGATGAAGTTAGAAAAATCCAGACCTTGAGTCGGAGAGACTTTATGCAAGTCAGTTACCGGGCGCTTATGCTTAGCCAGGGCCTTGATCACCCAGCTATTTCGGCATTGAAAAAATGGCGAAGAGAACTCTCTGAGAAAGGGAACCAATTATATAGCAGTCATCAATACAGCCAGTCTGCCCATTCTCCTTTACTATTAGAAGAAGTAAAGCCGCAGTATAGCGAGGATCCCGAAATGTTGAATGGCTTTGAGATCATCAATCGGAATTTCGACCTCATTTTTGAAAGAAATAAACAGGCACTTGCCTTTGGGGAAGATGTTGGACATCTGGGAGATGTAAATCAGGGTTTTGCGGATTTGCAAGCCAAACATGGAACTGAACGTATCATGGATACCGGTATCCGTGAACTTAGCATCATGGGACAGGCCATCGGTTTATCCGTCAGAGGATTCAGGCCGATAGCTGAAATTCAGTACCTCGATTACCTCATATATGGTTTACAACCTTTGACGGATGATCTGGCTACCCTGCATTACCGAACGGCTGGAGGACAAAAGGCTCCGGCAATTATTCGTACGCGTGGGCATAGGTTAGAAGGAATCTGGCATAGTGGTTCACCCATGGCCATGATGTTGTCTACCTTAAGAGGAATTCATATTGCTGTGCCGAGAAATATGACCAAGGCTGCAGCTTTTTATAATACCTTCCTGAAGGGAGATGATCCTGCGATAATTGTTGAGGTTTTAAATGGATATAGGCTTAAAGAGGCCTTGCCGGAGAATTTGGGTGAGATTACCATTAGGCCAGGGATTCCCGAAGTAATCCGGGAAGGAAGTGATATTACCCTGGTTACCTATGGAGCCTGTTGCAAATTGGCTATGGAAGCTGCCGAACTGCTGGAAGAAATGGATATAGATGTTGAAATCATAGATGTTCAATGCCTACTTCCCTTCGACCGCGAACATCAAATCCTGGAATCCATCAAAAAAACGAATCGAGTGTTGTTTTTAGATGAGGATGTCCCGGGGGGAGCCACAGCCTATATGATGCAGGAAGTTGTCGAAAAGCAAGCGGCCTTCCAATACCTGGATTCAGAGCCTAAGACCCTGAGTAGCCAGGCACACAGACCTGCTTATGGCGATGATGGTGATTATTGGTCCAAGCCTCAGCTTGAGCATATTTGTCAGGCTGCATACGAGATCATGCATGAAGCTGATCCTGCTTCTTATCCGCTTTTTACCTAG